In a genomic window of Urocitellus parryii isolate mUroPar1 chromosome 11, mUroPar1.hap1, whole genome shotgun sequence:
- the Cldn19 gene encoding claudin-19, with protein sequence MANSGLQLLGYFLALGGWVGIIASTALPQWKQSSYAGDAIITAVGLYEGLWMSCASQSTGQVQCKLYDSLLALDGHIQSARALMVVAVLLGFVAMVLSVIGMKCTRVGDSNPIAKGRVAISGGALFILAGLCTLTAVSWYATLVTQEFFNPSTPVNARYEFGPALFVGWASAGLAMLGGSFLCCTCPEPERANSSPQPYRPGPSTAAREPVVKLPASTKGPLGV encoded by the exons atgGCCAACTCAGGCCTCCAGCTCCTGGGCTACTTCCTGGccctgggtggctgggtgggcaTCATCGCCAGCACAGCCCTGCCGCAGTGGAAGCAGTCCTCCTATGCAGGTGACGCCATCATCACCGCTGTGGGCCTCTACGAAGGACTCTGGATGTCCTGCGCCTCCCAGAGCACTGGGCAGGTGCAGTGCAAACTCTATGACTCGCTGCTTGCCCTGGACG GTCACATCCAGTCAGCGAGAGCCCTGATGGTGGTGGCTGTACTCCTGGGCTTTGTGGCCATGGTCCTCAGCGTCATTGGCATGAAGTGTACACGGGTCGGAGACAGCAACCCCATTGCCAAAGGCCGGGTAGCCATCTCCGGGGGTGCCCTCTTCATCCTGGCAG GCCTCTGCACCTTGACTGCTGTCTCATGGTATGCCACCCTGGTGACCCAGGAGTTCTTCAACCCAAGTACACCTGTCAATGCCAG GTATGAATTTGGCCCTGCTCTGTTCGTAGGCTGGGCCTCAGCTGGCCTGGCCATGCTGGGGGGCTCATTCCTCTGCTGCACATGCCCAGAGCCCGAGAGAGCCAACAGCAGCCCCCAGCCCTATCGCCCTGGACCCTCAACTGCTGCCCGAGA ACCTGTTGTTAAGTTGCCCGCCTCCACCAAGGGTCCCCTGGGTGTGTAA